A window of the Diorhabda carinulata isolate Delta chromosome 1, icDioCari1.1, whole genome shotgun sequence genome harbors these coding sequences:
- the LOC130895756 gene encoding 5-aminolevulinate synthase, erythroid-specific, mitochondrial — protein MSCPFLSKLSQAYLKNYASVLVKMYGNQCPVMSRSMNTVANDVEVKSQDDVFAYDEFFHQQIMKKKKEHSYRIFKKVNRLAGDFPKAVEHSWGQAPITVWCSNDYLGMSSHPEVKAAVRDALEKYGTGAGGTRNISGNSTLHEQLEFKLARLHDKEAALLFTSCFVANDSTLYTLAKVLPGCHIFSDSGNHASMIQGIRNSRVPKHIFRHNDPAHLEELLQKVDINVPKIVAFETVHSMSGAVCPLEELCDISHKYGALTFVDEVHAVGLYGEHGAGIGERDHVMHKMDMISGTLGKAFGNVGGYVASNSLLIDMVRSYAAGFIFTTSLPPTVLAGASKSIEILSSDEGRQLREKHQANVKYLRNSLLNNGFPVEHTPSHIIPIKIGNPLQCGAVCDTLLKEKGHYIQAINYPTVARGEEKLRLAPTPHHSKHLMDTLVNDLKDVWLDLELPLTGKPCGKHCQFCQKPLLFDYYESRNNRSCAQNTLCDIPNCPQLVAITI, from the exons atgaTGTATTTGCCTACGACGAGTTTTTCCATCAACagataatgaaaaagaagaaggaacATTCCTATAGAATCTTCAAAAAGGTGAATAGATTAGCTGGAGATTTTCCTAAAGCTGTCGAGCATTCTTGGGGACAGGCTCCGATTACCGTTTGGTGTTCCAACGACTATTTAGGAATGTCCTCTCATCCCGAAGTCAAAGCTGCAGTGAG gGATGCTCTTGAGAAATATGGAACAGGAGCGGGTGGGACTCGTAACATTTCAGGAAATTCTACATTACATGAACAACTTGAATTTAAGCTTGCTAGATTACATGATAAAGAAGCTGCCTTACTATTCACCTCTTGCTTTGTTGCAAATGATTCGACTTTATACACGTTGGCCAAAGTATTACCAG gTTGTCATATATTTTCCGATTCTGGGAACCATGCGTCAATGATCCAAGGTATACGAAACAGCCGAGTACCAAAACATATCTTCAGACACAATGACCCAGCACATTTGGAAGAGTTACTTCAAAAAGTGGATATAAATGTTCCGAAAATAGTAGCTTTTGAAACAGTACATTCCATGTCTGGGGCTGTGTGTCCGTTAGAG GAATTGTGCGATATTTCCCACAAATATGGAGCTTTAACTTTTGTAGACGAAGTTCATGCTGTTGGATTGTATGGTGAACATGGTGCTGGAATCGGTGAAAGAGATCATGTCATGCATAAAATGGACATGATATCAGGAACTTTAGGAAAGGCATTTGGAAATGTTGGAGGTTATGTAG CTAGTAATTCTCTGTTGATTGATATGGTTAGATCTTACGCGGCGGGCTTTATATTTACAACTTCATTGCCACCTACAGTACTAGCAGGTGCTAGTAAATCTATAGAAATTTTGAGCTCCGACGAAGGTAGACAACTTCGAGAAAAACATCAAGCCAATGTGAAATACCTCAGGAATTCACTGTTAAATAACGGTTTCCCTGTGGAACACACTCCAAGTCATATCATTCCAATAAAAATAGGAAATCCTCTACAATGTGGTGCTGTCTGTGATACTTTGCTCAAAGAAAAAGGTCATTATATCCAAGCTATTAACTACCCTACGGTAGCTAGAGGAGAGGAGAAATTGAGATTGGCACCAACACCACATCATTCCAAACATCTAATGGACACATTAGTCAACGATTTGAAAGATGTATGGTTAGATCTGGAGCTTCCCTTAACTGGAAAACCCTGTGGGAAG CACTGCCAGTTTTGTCAAAAGCCACTTCTGTTTGATTACTATGAGTCAAGAAATAATAGAAGCTGTGCGCAAAATACTCTCTGTGATATACCCAACTGTCCTCAGCTAGTGGCCATTACCATATAA